A genomic segment from Myxosarcina sp. GI1 encodes:
- a CDS encoding salt stress protein, Slr1339 family, with protein sequence MANEMDELLAELKVEYQSEKRKFSEQKENKPNRAKSQSAPPPQTQSSADNAAESALFDELLSDVKTEVEREEPRPSDRKTSDRYLGNSRANRSNSANDRSPQSNQQQFYEQLKQKQRARELAAKKQQAKRQRENKPHPTRQETSDRSPQSNQQQFYEQLKQQQQARELAAQKQQAERQAEQQREAEIAAKKRAEHRALRRKAALTDKARHWLQNLDLNSEEGRWFEEFSYSYDSQLEAAVDYLEAMRESGL encoded by the coding sequence ATGGCAAATGAAATGGACGAACTATTGGCTGAGTTAAAAGTAGAATACCAGTCCGAAAAGCGCAAGTTCTCCGAGCAAAAAGAAAATAAGCCCAATCGGGCTAAATCTCAGTCTGCGCCGCCTCCACAAACTCAATCATCAGCGGATAATGCCGCAGAATCGGCATTGTTTGATGAATTACTTTCAGACGTAAAAACTGAGGTAGAAAGAGAAGAACCACGTCCGAGCGATCGAAAAACTAGCGATCGCTATTTGGGCAATAGCAGAGCTAATCGCAGTAATTCTGCTAACGACCGCTCTCCTCAATCAAACCAACAGCAATTTTACGAACAATTAAAGCAAAAACAGCGAGCCAGAGAACTAGCTGCCAAAAAACAGCAAGCAAAAAGGCAAAGAGAAAACAAACCGCATCCGACTCGCCAAGAAACTAGCGATCGCTCTCCTCAGTCAAACCAGCAGCAATTTTACGAACAATTAAAGCAGCAACAGCAAGCCAGAGAACTAGCCGCACAAAAACAGCAAGCAGAACGGCAGGCAGAGCAGCAACGAGAAGCTGAAATAGCGGCTAAAAAAAGAGCCGAACACCGAGCCTTAAGAAGAAAAGCTGCATTGACTGACAAAGCTCGTCACTGGTTACAAAACCTAGATCTAAACTCGGAAGAAGGTAGATGGTTTGAAGAATTTTCTTACTCTTATGACTCTCAGTTAGAGGCAGCAGTTGATTATTTAGAGGCGATGCGAGAAAGTGGCTTGTAA